A single Eleginops maclovinus isolate JMC-PN-2008 ecotype Puerto Natales chromosome 5, JC_Emac_rtc_rv5, whole genome shotgun sequence DNA region contains:
- the tlr3 gene encoding toll-like receptor 3 — MPRRNPVFEMMHVLNSLLPTMIIICYFMPGPHTCVALQKKNSCHVHDGIADCSHLSLTAVPSDLPSNIISLDLSHNRLKGIPPVSLAPYPGLRRLIVSHNSITKLDPGLCQTLPLLQTLNMEHNQVYVLKKEDVNHCTNLTWLIMASNKLKLQGEPFSALQRLKVLDVSLNKLRSAKLGTQTQLPNLVSLNLALNDFTTLKKDDFLFLEHSSSLLVLNMSFMSLKTLEPGCFTPISGLRTLIMDGSNMGTLGFSELCSELSGTAIEAVYFRKMKLATLTNTTFKALQKTNLTYLDISHNDMVTIGDGSFLWLSRLQTLILSDNIIKQLNKNTFQGLKSLKKLQMTKALVKHHYIPTIEDFSFQPLSALESLILQKTAAQKITEHTFTGLTSLKELDMSWSNYTSLRIINNKTLVSLAGSPLRKLNLTGTAISQIDPQSFSVLKNLTMLLLNNNFIKQILTGKEFEGLDQIEEIYMSNNQQTVNLISTSFVNVPNLRVLTLGKTLKAEAVNLDPSPFSPLTNLTFLDLSNNNIANIREDMLKGLAYLKVLKLQHNNLARLWKSANLGGPVLFLKHSLSLVTLQMDSNGLDEIPAEALRGLGNLRNLNLSSNLLNSLKDSIFGDLNSLRVINLQKNLITAVRPEVFKTPLSNISLLVMDKNPFDCTCETIMWFVTWLNETNMTHVPGLRDQYLCNTPLAYFNRSIMEFDPLSCKDMTPFQTLYILTSTAVIMLMVSAFVVRYQGWRIRFYWNILINRTLGFSDTHAAEGQEFEYDAYIIHAEQDSSWVERRLSPLENDMCRFCLEDRDSLPGMSQPDSILDNMRRSRKILFVVTETLLKDPWCTRFIAQHAIHRDIEANRDSVILVFLQDVHDYKLSRSLYLRRGMLRPCCILDWPVHKERVPAFHQKLLMALGMTNRLKD, encoded by the exons ATGCCAAGGCGAAATCCG GTTTTTGAAATGATGCATGTCCTAAATTCCCTTCTCCCAACAATGATCATCATATGTTACTTCATGCCGGGACCGCACACTTGCGTAGCCTTGCAGAAGAAGAATTCCTGCCATGTGCATGACGGCATAGCTGACTGCAGCCACCTCAGCCTCACTGCGGTCCCTTCAGACCTCCCCAGCAACATCATCAGCCTGGATTTGTCTCACAACAGATTAAAAGGGATCCCCCCTGTCTCACTAGCCCCATACCCGGGCCTCCGCCGTCTCATTGTCAGTCACAACAGTATCACCAAGCTGGACCCGGGATTGTGCCAGacactgcctctgctgcagacaCTGAACATGGAACACAATCAAGTGTATGTGCTGAAGAAGGAAGACGTGAATCATTGCACCAATCTAACATGGTTGATAATGGCTAGTAATAAGCTAAAGCTACAAGGAGAGCCCTTCTCTGCACTACAG AGGCTGAAAGTCCTTGATGTGTCCTTAAACAAACTGCGGTCAGCCAAGCTCGGCACTCAGACTCAGCTACCCAACCTTGTGAGCCTCAATCTGGCTTTAAATGACTTCACCACTCTGAAGAAAGACGACTTCTTATTTCTAGAGCATTCATCTTCTCTTCTTGTCCTCAACATGTCATTTATGTCTCTAAAAACG TTGGAGCCTGGTTGCTTTACACCCATATCAGGCCTACGTACTTTAATCATGGATGGAAGCAATATGGGCACACTGGGTTTTTCTGAACTCTGCTCAGAGCTGTCAGGGACAGCCATTGAGGCCGTGTATTTCCGGAAGATGAAGCTGgccacactcacaaacacaacctTTAAAGCGCTACAGAAAACAAATCTAACCTATTTGGATATATCCCATAATGACATGGTTACCATTGGAGATGGCTCATTTCTGTGGCTGTCCAGACTTCAGACCCTTATTTTGTCAGACAACATCATCAAGCaacttaacaaaaacacatttcagggcctcaaaagtttgaaaaaactCCAAATGACAAAAGCTTTGGTAAAACATCATTACATCCCAACTATCGAAGATTTCTCCTTCCAACCATTAAGTGCCCTGGAGAGTTTGATATTACAGAAAACAGCAGCTCAAAAAATCACAGAGCACACATTTACAGGCTTGACAAGTCTTAAAGAACTCGATATGAGCTGGAGTAACTATACCTCGCTCAGAATCATCAACAACAAGACTTTAGTCTCACTTGCTGGATCGCCGCTCAGAAAGCTAAATCTCACCGGAACAGCTATTTCACAGATTGATCCTCAAAGCTTTTCCGTTTTGAAAAACCTCACCATGCTACTTCTAAATAACAACTTTATCAAGCAAATTCTAACTGGGAAAGAGTTTGAAGGGTTGGATCAAATTGAAGAGATTTACATGTCGAATAACCAGCAGACAGTCAATCTAATCTCCACGTCTTTTGTTAACGTGCCCAATCTTAGAGTCCTGACTTTGGGAAAAACTCTTAAAGCCGAAGCTGTTAACCTGGATCCCTCTCCATTCAGCCCCCTGACCAACCTCACTTTCCTGGAtctcagcaacaacaacattgcTAATATCAGAGAAGATATGTTGAAGGGTCTTGCGTACCTGAAAGTGCTAAAGCTCCAGCACAATAACTTGGCCCGTTTGTGGAAGAGTGCCAACCTTGGTGGGCCAGTGTTGTTCCTTAAACACTCACTCAGTTTGGTAACCCTTCAGATGGATAGTAACGGGCTGGATGAGATTCCAGCTGAGGCTCTGAGAGGATTAGGTAACCTTCGTAATCTCAACCTGTCCTCCAACCTTTTAAATAGTCTTAAGGACTCCATTTTTGGTGATCTGAATTCACTGCGGGTTATAAATTTACAGAAGAATCTGATCACAGCTGTGAGGCCAGAGGTGTTCAAAACTCCTCTGAGCAACATCAGCCTGCTTGTCATGGACAAAAACCCATTTGACTGCACATGTGAAACCATTATGTGGTTTGTGACATggttaaatgaaacaaacatgacCCATGTGCCGGGTCTCAGGGACCAGTATTTGTGTAACACTCCACTAGCCTACTTTAACCGCTCCATCATGGAGTTTGACCCCCTCTCTTGCAAAGACATGACTCCATTTCAGACCCTATACATACTGACCAGCACTGCTGTGATCATGCTGATGGTCTCTGCATTTGTGGTGCGGTACCAAGGCTGGAGGATTCGGTTTTATTGGAACATATTGATCAATCGCACATTAGGATTTAGCGATACCCACGCTGCAGAGGGCCAGGAATTTGAGTATGATGCTTATATCATACATGCAGAGCAGGACAGCAGCTGGGTGGAGAGAAGACTTTCCCCTTTAGAGAATGACATGTGCAGGTTTTGTTTGGAGGATCGAGATTCATTGCCTGGTATGTCACAGCCTGACTCAATCTTGGATAATATGAGAAGGTCCAGAAAAATCTTGTTTGTGGTCACTGAAACTCTTCTCAAGGACCCCTGGTGTACAAG ATTTATAGCCCAACATGCAATTCACCGGGACATTGAAGCCAACAGGGACTCTGTGATTCTGGTATTCCTGCAGGATGTTCACGACTACAAGTTATCCCGCTCACTCTACCTTCGCAGGGGCATGCTGCGTCCATGCTGCATTTTGGATTGGCCAGTCCATAAGGAGAGAGTGCCGGCCTTTCATCAGAAGCTCCTCATGGCACTTGGTATGACTAATCGATTGAAGGACTAA